From a single Botrytis cinerea B05.10 chromosome 4, complete sequence genomic region:
- the Bcyvh1 gene encoding Bcyvh1, which produces MNTEPSRLSGEDELYVGGIVSLTENSLQKNNITHIVSVLKYDFKNFNIDWNKYKHLQIEVDDVEDENLLGEFETTGAWIEEALKGNGKPESDEGEKKKSAVLVHCAMGRSRSVTILIAYLLRQYPSLTPHTALAQVQQTRPFAEPNDGFMAQLQLYHEMGCPRNIDEQPKYQRWLYQREVDLAVATGGRPDWVRFEDEEEQDKQKADGKEKEIRCRMCRRNLVTTPYLIPHTPNSKSTSSPTSLVNPQTTPISSLTSTSNHSTCTHHFLHPLSWMRPELELGNLSGRLECPNQKCKAQIGKYAWQGMRCSCGVWVCPAFSLLKGRCDEATIGKRVEGGSGGIRLPPGMRGNGTMEREKGSL; this is translated from the exons ATGAATACGGAGCCTTCGAGGTTATCGGGGGAGGATGAGTTGTATGTTGGGGG AATCGTCTCGTTGACCGAAAATTCGcttcaaaagaataatatcACGCATATTGTTAGTGTTCTGAAGTATGATTTCAAGAACTTTAATATCGATTGGAATAAGTACAAGCATCTTCAGATCGAAGTGGATGATGTAGAGGACGAGAACTTACTGGGTGAATTTGAGACGACGGGAGCTTGGATTGAGGAGGCGTTAAAGGGTAATGGGAAGCCTGAGAGTGATGAAggtgagaagaagaagagtgcTGTGCTTGTTCATTG CGCAATGGGTCGCTCCCGTTCCGTAACCATTTTAATCGCCTACCTCCTTCGCCAATATCCCTCACTCACTCCCCATACTGCACTTGCCCAAGTTCAACAAACACGTCCTTTCGCTGAGCCTAATGATGGATTTATGGCGCAACTCCAATTATATCATGAAATGGGCTGCCCGAGAAACATAGATGAACAGCCTAAGTATCAAAGATGGTTGTATCAAAGAGAGGTAGATTTGGCTGTGGCAACCGGTGGACGTCCTGATTGGGTAAGatttgaggatgaagaagagcagGATAAACAGAAAGCAGACggcaaagaaaaggagattaGATGTAGAATGTGTCG CCGCAACCTCGTCACAACCCCTTACCTAATCCCTCACACACCCAACTCAAAATCCACATCTTCTCCCACCTCCCTCGTTAATCCCCAGACGACACCTATTTCCTCCCTTACTTCCACCTCTAACCATAGCACTTGTACCCACCACTTCTTGCATCCTCTTTCCTGGATGCGTCCAGAACTCGAGCTCGGAAACTTGTCCGGCAGACTCGAATGTCCAAACCAAAAATGCAAAGCCCAGATTGGAAAGTATGCTTGGCAAGGAATGCGATGTAGTTGTGGGGTATGGGTTTGTCCGGCTTTCAGTTTGTTAAAGGGAAGATGTGATGAGGCCACGATCGGAAAGAGAGTGGAAGGGGGGAGCGGTGGTATTAGGTTACCCCCTGGGATGAGAGGAAACGGAACtatggagagggagaagggaagTTTGTAG
- the Bcarg4 gene encoding Bcarg4: MASEQVRAPGSKPGENMLWGGRFTGGLDPLMVSYNESIYYDRAFHTQDIQGSIAWARANHKNGILSEAEFAAIESGLKQVEEEWVAGTFKIIPGVDEDIHTANERRLGEIIGKEIGGKLHTGRSRNEQVATDMRLWLRDELKKIESFLVDYLKVVAARSENEIEHIMPGYTHLQRAQPIRWSHWMLSYGLAFATDLQRLREVIKRVNRSPLGCGALAGNPFNIDREAMAKELGFEGLLWNSMSAVGDRDFVVETMQWGATLMSHLSRWAEDLIIYGTGEFSFVRLADAYSTGSSLMPQKKNSDSLELLRGKSGRAFGQMAGLMMTIKGLPSTYNKDLQESVEPMLDHIKTVGDSIQIATGVLSTLTINPEKMKASLDPFMLATDLADYLVRAGVPFRETHHISGQVVAYSEKTKIPMDQLTYDQLKSIDSRFKEDVSECFDYEKSVEARQAAGGTSKSSVEEQIKVLKSILG; encoded by the exons atgGCTTCAGAACAAGTTAGAGCTCCAGGTAGCAAACCTGGAGAGAATATGCTGTGGGGTGGTCGATTCACTG GTGGCCTTGATCCTCTCATGGTTTCTTATAACGAATCAATCTACTACGATCGTGCATTCCACACCCAGGATATTCAGGGTAGTATTGCTTGGGCTCGTGCAAACCACAAGAATGGCATCTTGAGTGAAGCCGAGTTCGCAGCAATTGAGTCCGGATTGAAGCAAGTTGAGGAAGAATGGGTCGCGGGAACATTCAAGATCATCCCTGGTGTGGACGAGGATATTCATACTGCAAATGAGAGAAGACTGGGCGAAAttattggaaaagaaattggagGGAAATTACACACTGGAAGAAGTCGAAATGAGCAAGTCGCAACAGACATGCGATTGTGGCTTAGGGATGAGCTCAAAAAGATTGAGAGCTTCTTGGTCGATTACTTGAAGGTTGTGGCTGCCAGATCAGAGAACGAGATTGAACATATCATGCCAGGATATACTCACTTGCAACGTGCTCAACCCATCAGATGGAGTCACTGGATGTTGTCATACGGTTTGGCTTTTGCAACTGATCTCCAAAGATTGCGAGAAGTTATCAAGCGAGTCAATCGATCGCCATTGGGATGTGGTGCTTTGGCTGGTAACcctttcaatattgatcgTGAGGCAATGGCTAAGGAGCTTGGTTTTGAAGGTCTTTTGTGGAATTCTATGTCCGCCGTTGGCGACCGTGATTTTGTCGTTGAGACAATGCAATGGGGTGCCACTCTCATGTCACATTTATCAAGATGGGCTGAGGATCTTATCATCTATGGTACCGGTGAATTCAGCTTCGTTCGTCTGGCTGATGCCTATTCCACAGGG TCATCTCTGATGCCCCAAAAGAAGAACAGTGACAGTTTGGAATTATTGAGGGGTAAATCCGGCAGAGCGTTCGGTCAAATGGCAGGTTTGATGATGACAATCAAG GGTCTTCCAAGTACTTACAACAAGGATCTCCAAGAGAGTGTGGAGCCCATGTTGGATCACATCAAGACAGTTGGAGACAGTATTCAAATCGCAACCGGCGTTCTCAGTACCTTGACTATCAACCcagagaagatgaaggcCTCGCTAGACCCATTCATGCTC GCCACCGACTTAGCAGACTATTTAGTACGAGCAGGTGTACCATTCCGAGAGACT CACCACATCTCTGGACAAGTTGTTGCATATTCTGAGAAGACTAAGATTCCAATGGACCAATTGACATatgatcaattgaaaagCATTGATAGCCGTTTCAAGGAAGATGTTTCCGAATGCTTTGACTACGAGAAGAGTGTAGAAGCACGCCAAGCGGCTGGCGGAACCAGCAAGTCAAGCGTTGAGGAGCAAATCAAGGTGCTGAAGAGCATTCTTGGTTGA
- the Bcmvd1 gene encoding Bcmvd1 has translation MSDTKIYQASTTAPVNIAVVKYWGKRDAKLNLPTNSSISVTLSQDDLRTHTTATCSSTFTEDSLLLNGSSQDISNARTQACFRDLRSLRSALEDSDSSLPKLSSYPLRIISENNFPTAAGLASSAAGFAALVRAIANLYELQSNPTELSKIARQGSGSACRSLFGGYVAWEMGQKEDGSDSVAVEVAPASHWPTMRALILVVSAEKKGVSSTSGMQITVATSKLFKQRAENVVPEHMKEMERAIKEKDFEGFAKVTMMESNSFHATCLDTFPPIFYLNDVSRAAIRAVEDINNAAGKTVAAYTFDAGPNAVIYFEEENLGLVAGALKSVLGGVDGWNGKDVESKSAEHIDERAQKVLKDGVSRVILTGVGGGPEKTEKHLSA, from the exons ATGTCAGACACAAAGATTTATCAAGCCAGTACAACGGCTCCAGTTAATATCGCAGTCGTTAA ATACTGGGGAAAACGCGACGCAAAACTGAACCTTCCAACTAACTCCTCCATCTCTGTAACACTCTCGCAAGATGATCTCCGTACCCATACCACCGCTACCTGCTCCTCCACCTTCACCGAGGATTCGCTTCTCCTCAATGGCTCTTCCCAAGATATTTCCAACGCCCGTACTCAAGCCTGTTTCCGTGATCTTCGCTCCCTACGTTCCGCACTCGAAGATTCCGATTCCTCGCTCCCAAAACTCTCATCCTACCCCTTGAGAATCATCTCGGAGAACAACTTCCCCACAGCTGCAGGTCTCGCTTCATCCGCTGCTGGTTTCGCAGCTCTCGTTAGAGCTATCGCCAACTTGTACGAGCTACAGTCCAATCCTACCGAACTCTCGAAAATCGCAAGGCAGGGAAGTGGTTCTGCTTGCCGTTCTTTGTTTGGAGGTTATGTGGCTTGGGAAATGGGCCAGAAGGAAGATGGATCTGATTCCGTTGCTGTGGAAGTAGCACCTGCTTCTCACTGGCCTACCATGCGCGCTCTCATTCTTGTTGTGTCTGCGGAGAAGAAGGGAGTTTCTAGTACCTCTGGTATGCAAATTACAGTCGCGACATCGAAACTTTTCAAACAGAGAGCAGAGAATGTGGTTCCAGAACatatgaaagaaatggaacGGGCGATTAAGGAGAAAGATTTCGAGGGATTCGCAAAGGTTACTATGATGGAAAGTAATAGTTTCCATGCAACATGTTTGGATACTTTCCCACCcattttctatttgaatGATGTTAGCAGAGCAGCAATCAGAGCTGTAGAGGATATCAATAATGCTGCTGGAAAGACGGTTGCGGCATATACTTTTGATGCTGGCCCAAACGCTGTTATCTATTTCGAGGAAGAGAACCTTGGATTAGTAGCTGGTGCGTTGAAGAGTGTCCTCGGAGgcgtggatggatggaatggaaaggatgTCGAGAGTAAAAGTGCAGAACACATTGATGAGAGAGCACAGAAGGTTCTTAAGGATGGCGTTAGCAGAGTAATTTTGACCGGTGTTGGTGGAGGACCCGAGAAGACTGAGAAGCATTTGAGCGCTTAA